In Thermococcus bergensis, one DNA window encodes the following:
- a CDS encoding CorA family divalent cation transporter → MKFKLVAFVVVFIMDEAKIAVFAYSEDKFEEKRVKTVKDVLKYKDYKVVWVNIDGIAYLQELKEIFNFHEVAIKSILRAKTRARVSILKDHIFVLLHQVYELKGGLKKERTAVFLKDNFVITMQERPGDVFNTIRESIRHGEGIFRKKRCRLPTLCPSRCNS, encoded by the coding sequence GTGAAATTCAAATTAGTGGCTTTCGTCGTGGTGTTCATAATGGATGAGGCAAAGATAGCAGTCTTTGCATATTCAGAAGACAAATTTGAGGAAAAGAGGGTTAAAACGGTCAAAGATGTCCTCAAATACAAAGATTACAAGGTGGTTTGGGTAAACATAGACGGAATTGCTTATCTCCAAGAGCTTAAAGAAATCTTCAACTTTCATGAAGTTGCTATTAAGTCAATTCTTAGAGCAAAGACCCGGGCAAGGGTTTCCATTCTAAAAGACCACATTTTTGTTTTACTTCACCAAGTCTACGAGCTGAAAGGGGGCCTGAAAAAAGAGAGAACCGCGGTTTTTCTAAAAGATAACTTCGTCATAACAATGCAGGAACGGCCTGGCGACGTGTTTAACACAATTAGGGAAAGCATAAGGCACGGAGAAGGAATTTTTAGAAAAAAAAGGTGCCGATTACCTACTCTTTGCCCTTCTCGATGCAATAGTTGA
- a CDS encoding CorA family divalent cation transporter — MVENYVPILENISSQMELIETKVLKDGDREVLRKIHGIRRRILFLRRTIFPLLEIFRRLRVEGKEFFTEETQRYLEELHEHVMEILDIIENHREMTNGLIDIYYSTLSMKTNDIIRILTVVSTIFIPLTFITGIYGMNFNTHVSRSGQP; from the coding sequence ATAGTTGAAAACTACGTTCCAATTCTAGAGAACATCAGCTCGCAAATGGAGCTCATAGAAACCAAAGTCCTAAAAGACGGAGACAGAGAAGTGCTCCGAAAGATACATGGAATTAGGAGAAGGATACTGTTTTTGAGAAGAACAATATTTCCCCTGTTAGAGATTTTTAGACGGTTGAGAGTAGAAGGAAAAGAATTTTTCACTGAAGAGACGCAGAGATACCTGGAAGAACTCCATGAGCACGTCATGGAAATCCTCGATATTATTGAAAATCACCGAGAAATGACCAATGGATTGATAGATATCTACTACTCCACCCTCTCCATGAAAACAAACGACATCATAAGGATTCTCACTGTAGTCTCTACGATCTTCATCCCTCTAACCTTCATAACAGGTATATATGGAATGAACTTCAATACACATGTCTCCCGTTCTGGTCAGCCGTGA
- a CDS encoding RNA-guided endonuclease InsQ/TnpB family protein, which translates to MPSETIKLTAKLKLKEIPNGLDALFSTYREIVNYLIGYAFENNVTSFYRLKKETYKSLRKEYPELPSHYHYTATQMATMIYKSYRKRRKKGKANGKPVFKKEVIMLDDHLFKLDLEKRIVKLSTPSGRIELEFYPAKYHEKFGDWKIGQAWLVRTQKGVFINVVFSREVEVREPETFVGVDLNENNVTLSLPNGEFVQIITHERELRTGYFVKRRKIQKKLRAGKKREELLEKYGRRERNRLDDLYHKLANKIVELAEKYGGIALEDLTEIRDSIRYSAEMNGRLHRWSFRKLQSIIEYKAKLKGVRVVFVNPAFTSSLCPVCGGKLSPNGRRVLKCECGFEADRDVVGSWNISLRALKMWGVSVPPESPTMKVRVGKVSRADVYELYTNHG; encoded by the coding sequence ATGCCGAGTGAAACAATCAAACTAACCGCCAAGCTCAAACTCAAGGAAATACCCAATGGGTTAGATGCTCTCTTCTCCACTTATCGGGAGATTGTGAACTACCTCATCGGTTATGCTTTCGAGAACAACGTTACTAGCTTTTACAGGCTCAAAAAGGAAACGTACAAAAGCCTCCGCAAGGAGTATCCAGAGTTACCAAGCCACTACCACTACACGGCCACCCAAATGGCAACAATGATTTACAAGAGCTACCGCAAGAGGAGAAAGAAGGGAAAAGCCAATGGTAAGCCAGTTTTCAAGAAGGAAGTTATAATGCTCGACGATCATCTCTTTAAACTCGACCTTGAAAAAAGAATAGTAAAACTCTCCACTCCAAGCGGGAGGATTGAACTGGAGTTTTATCCAGCCAAATATCACGAGAAGTTTGGGGATTGGAAAATCGGCCAAGCGTGGTTGGTGAGGACTCAAAAGGGTGTCTTCATTAACGTAGTCTTCTCCAGAGAGGTTGAAGTGAGAGAGCCTGAAACCTTTGTCGGCGTGGACTTGAACGAGAACAACGTAACGCTGAGCCTTCCAAACGGCGAATTCGTCCAGATTATCACCCACGAGCGGGAGTTAAGGACTGGTTACTTCGTAAAGAGGAGAAAAATCCAGAAGAAGCTTAGGGCTGGAAAGAAGAGGGAAGAGCTTCTGGAAAAGTATGGGAGAAGGGAGAGGAACAGGCTGGATGACCTTTATCACAAATTGGCTAATAAAATTGTTGAATTAGCTGAAAAATACGGTGGTATTGCCTTGGAGGATTTAACGGAAATCAGGGATTCGATAAGGTATTCGGCTGAGATGAATGGTCGTTTGCACCGCTGGAGTTTTAGAAAACTCCAGAGCATAATCGAATACAAGGCTAAGTTAAAGGGTGTTAGGGTTGTTTTCGTTAATCCTGCTTTCACTTCCTCCCTGTGCCCGGTATGTGGGGGTAAGTTAAGCCCGAATGGGCGCAGGGTTTTGAAATGCGAGTGTGGTTTTGAGGCTGATAGGGATGTTGTTGGGAGTTGGAATATTTCACTTAGAGCCTTGAAGATGTGGGGAGTTTCCGTTCCCCCCGAAAGCCCCACGATGAAGGTTAGAGTGGGGAAGGTCAGCCGTGCTGATGTTTACGAACTTTACACAAATCACGGCTGA